The Elgaria multicarinata webbii isolate HBS135686 ecotype San Diego chromosome 4, rElgMul1.1.pri, whole genome shotgun sequence genome contains a region encoding:
- the DRC1 gene encoding dynein regulatory complex protein 1, with protein sequence MSSEAEAGAEADGEAEGAGGGAASRGRAPNIASEDPQERIAARRIRIAARLESKRREALGEDPDAKKLVEEEQSRSHKQIEDSRQRLAKLLLDGTQLVTNIQVAADSRETQRRSEEEELTRQRIEKLENEAKANQDKFDEITSKWTAAKEKTVPQELWEGLNQQQLLCATLIEEKNKLISELQQELKSKDDQYVKDLRKQTEDINLLLERMEEQIRNVMKNYRRELLQIEKAFELERRELITSNKKKWEQGMQTLNRQELDFMLARLKKVEEYEQELNQLRVQDAEEYNVIKIKLELDVQVLEQQLQQMKAIYQLNQEKLEYNFQVLKKRDEENTIIKSQQKRKLNRLHDVLNNLRLKLAKQIKQYREENLTLTADYKRIVEQYKDLQRTMRHFAIVDAEHFLDVWLMNEEEAKALIRKALDADHIIHAQQLGLPWVEPDSWFLHNVGPIVHSKKMKSANELAQEVMASETSKSPQEFPMPEGSPQEEKEGSPEEGCQEAADADPETKALWTISAKTVKHILELMCDESGFLIESKLRGLLQPLEKHDRTLMKLDSIFTALSINSEDDVYQMVEFFMNFKTQQVASGQDAEATLADAAAKDAPLDAERPEEKETSVVPQVEVKGPIHSGVPLSAIYMHPNDILKALKAFVQAFQEPREKRPQVKKVHEERDNSKDSEYWDALAHVIPDGKLKLWDALIIGLQKYYHILTQRAKLITETDGLHQQNAELRMLLHQYLQSPVNAELLIPPTHLLHMQMNAM encoded by the exons ATGAGCTCCGAGGCCGAAGCGGGGGCCGAAGCCGACGGGGAGGCGGAGGGGGCGGGCGGCGGGGCCGCCTCGCGGGGCAGGGCCCCCAACATCGCCTCCGAGGACCCCCAGGAGCGCATCGCCGCCCGCCGCATCCGCATCGCCGCCCGCCTGGAGTCCAAGCGCAG GGAGGCCCTCGGTGAAGACCCAGACGCAAAGAAGCTGGTGGAGGAAGAACAGAGCAGGAGCCACAAACAGATAGAGGACAGCAGACAG AGACTGGCCAAGCTGCTCCTTGATGGCACACAGCTGGTGACAAACATCCAAGTGGCAGCTGATTCTCGGGAGACCCAGAGACGGTCAGAGGAAGAGGAGCTGACTAGGCAGAG GATTGAGAAGTTGGAGAATGAAGCCAAGGCCAACCAGGACAAGTTTGATGAGATCACCTCCAAGTGGACTGCTGCCAAGGAGAAGACTGTCCCCCAGGAGCTCTGGGAGGGGCTCAACCAGCAGCAGCTGCTCTGTGCAACGTTGATTGAGGAGAAGAACAAGCTCATCAGCGAGTTGCAGCAG GAGCTGAAGAGCAAAGATGACCAGTACGTGAAGGATCTCCGGAAGCAGACGGAGGACATCAACCTGCTGCTGGAGCGGATGGAGGAGCAGATCCGAAACGTCATGAAAAACTACCGCCGGGAGCTCCTGCAGATCGAG AAAGCCTTTGAATTGGAGCGCCGCGAACTCATCACAAGCAACAAGAAGAAGTGGGAGCAAGGCATGCAAACCCTTAACCGGCAagag CTGGACTTCATGCTGGCCCGCCTGAAGAAGGTGGAAGAGTACGAGCAGGAGCTCAACCAGTTGCGGGTGCAGGATGCCGAGGAGTACAATGTTATCAAGATCAAGCTGGAGCTTGATGTGCAG GTCCTGGAGCAGCAGCTCCAGCAAATGAAAGCCATCTATCAGCTGAACCAGGAGAAGCTGGAGTACAACTTCCAGGTGCTGAAGAAGAGGGATGAAGAGAACACCATCATCAAATCCCAACAGAAGAGGAAGCTCAATCG GTTGCACGACGTGCTCAATAACCTGCGCCTGAAACTGGCCAAGCAGATCAAGCAGTACCGTGAGGAGAACCTGACGCTGACAGCTGACTACAAGCGGATTGTGGAGCAGTACAAGGACCTGCAGAGAAccatgag ACACTTTGCCATTGTGGACGCCGAGCACTTCCTGGACGTCTGGCTGATGAACGAGGAGGAGGCCAAGGCGCTGATCCGCAAAGCCCTCGACGCCGACCACATCATCCACGCCCAGCAGCTGGGCTTGCCCTGGGTTGAGCCTGACAGCTGGTTCCTGCACAACGTGGGGCCCATCGTGCATAGCAAGAAGATGAAGTCAGCCAACGAGCTGGCCCAGGAGGTGATGGCGTCGGAAA CGAGCAAATCGCCCCAGGAGTTCCCCATGCCCGAGGGCAGCCCgcaagaagagaaggaaggaagcccaGAGGAGGGCTGCCAGGAGGCGGCTGATGCTGACCCAGAGACCAAGGCGCTTTGGACCATCTCAGCCAAGACAGTCAAGCACATCTTGGAGCTTATGTGTGACGAGTCG GGCTTCCTGATTGAAAGCAAGCTGCGGGGCCTCCTCCAGCCCTTGGAGAAGCACGACCGCACCCTCATGAAGCTGGACTCCATCTTCACA GCTCTGTCGATCAACAGTGAAGATGACGTGTATCAAATGGTGGAGTTCTTCATGAATTTCAAGACTCAGCAGGTGGCCTCTGGCCAG GATGCAGAAGCAACCTTGGCAGATGCAGCAGCCAAAGACGCGCCTCTAGATGCAGAGCGTCCCGAAGAGAAGGAGACCTCCGTCGTTCCACAGGTGGAGGTCAAAGGCCCCATCCACTCAGGGGTGCCCCTCTCTGCCATCTATATGCACCCAAACGACATCCTGAAGGCCCTCAAAGCTTTTGTGCAGGCATTCCAGGAGCCAAG GGAGAAACGCCCCCAGGTGAAGAAAGTACATGAGGAACGGGACAACTCCAAGGACTCGGAGTACTGGGATGCGCTGGCCCACGTCATCCCAGACGGAAAACTGAAGCTGTGGGACGCGTTGATTATTGGCTTGCAGAAGTACTA CCACATTCTGACGCAGAGGGCAAAACTGATCACAGAGACGGATGGGCTGCACCAGCAGAATGCGGAACTCCGGATGCTGCTGCACCAGTATCTCCAGTCCCCG GTTAATGCTGAGCTGctgatcccccccacccacttgcTGCATATGCAGATGAATGCCATGTGA